The sequence CTGTAAGGCGCTGGCCGTATCGACGGCGCTGGCAGCGGGCGCGGCCGCGGCCCATGCCGACGGCGCGGACAACTCCCCGACCAGGGTGGCCTGGCCCACCCCGGCCGTCACGGTCGGCGCGCTCGCCGCGAAAGCCGATGCCGCGCCGCCGCCCAGCGCACCCAGGCTGCTCAGCGGACCACCGGGGGCCAGCAGGGCGCCGATACCGGCACCTGCCGCACCACCGCCGAGGGCGTTGAAACCGCCGCCGGAGAAGAACGTGGTCATGGTCGGGATCAAGCTTGCCGGGGTGAACGCCGCCGAGGTTCCCGTGAAGCTCATCACGCCGTTGAGCGGGTAGGTCACCAGCGACACCACACCGTTGATCGACGCGTTGCGCCCGATGGCTTCGAGGAGCCCGGCCAGGGTGGGCGGAGGCAGGCCGGCGTCAGCGGGACCGGGCGAGGTCAGGGTCTGCAGGGTGTTCGGCAGCGACGAGATCGCCTGCGCCGTCTGTGCGGCGTTGTTGCTGGCGGCCGTGCCGTTGGCTTGACTGACCGCGGCGGCTTGGTTGGCCGTTCCGTCCGGATTCGTGGTCTGGTTGGGCTCGCTGAACGGCGTCACCTTGGTCGCCGCGGCCGAGGACGCGGCGTAGCTGTACATGACATCGGTGGCCTGGGCCCACATCTCGAAATACTGTGCGTCGCTGGCCATGATCGCGGCGGAGTTCTGGCCGACGACGTTGGTGGCCACCAATTGCTTCTGCTGAGCGCGGTTGGCGGCGATCACTGCCGGGGGAGGGGTGGCCGCGTGGGCCGCCTCGAACGCGGCCGCTGCGGCGGTGGCCTGGGTGGCCGCTTCCTCGGCCTTCGCCGCCGTGTCGGCCATCCAGGCCAGGTAGGGCTTGGTGGCGGCGGTCATCGATGCCGATGCCGGGCCCATCCACTCTTCGTCGACGAGCTGGGTGATCGTCGTTTCGCACGACGTCAAAGCCGAGGAGATCTCCGCGGCCAGTCCGCGCCACGCGGAGGCGACCGTCATCATCGGTGTGGAGCCGGGACCGGCGTACAGACGACCGGAGTTGATCTCCGGCGACAGCAGGGCGTAGTCGATCATCGTTGCTCCTAGACCACCATCGGCTTGGGCATGAATTTGGGCCGGAACCCGTAACGCGGCGTGCCGTAGTTCATGCCGCGCTGCCCGACGCCGGCCGGCACCGGCGGGGGCACGGAGGCCATGTTGTTGTGGGTCTCCGAGGGGACCGCCCAACCGCCGGGCCCGCTGGTCAGCGCCGCGGCGCCGGGGGTGGCTGCCGTCCAGCCCGCCGGCGCCGAGAATGACGTCCCGACCAGCGAGGCCTTGCCCATGGTGGCGGTGACGGCCGGGGTGACCGCGCTGACCCCGAATGCGCTGCTGACGCCGCTGGACAGGCCGCCGCCGAGCGCACCCAAAGCGCCGAGTGCACCTCCGGGGCTCAACGCCGCGCCCAGGCCACTTCCGAGCGCACTGCCGGTGGTGCCGCTGAAGCCCCCGCCGGTCATGAAACCGATAAGGCTTGGCAGCAGAGCCGACGGGATGAAGGCCGCGCCGGTGCCGGCGGTGTTGAACAGGTTGTACAGCGGGGTGCCGACCATAAACGCGTAGCCGTTCACCGTGTCGTTGTAGAGGAACTCGATGACCTGCTCGATCCAGTCGGTCGACGCTGCCGGCGAGGCCATGCTCTGCAGGGCGTTCGGCAGCGACGAGATCATCTGCGCCGTCTGCGCGGTGCTGTTGGCGGTGCTGCTGCCGCCGGCTTGGGTGACCGCAGCACCCTGGTTGGCCAGCCCGGCCGGGTTGGTGTTCTGGGCCGGCTCGTTGAACGGGGTGACCTGCGTCGCGGCAGCCGAGCCGCTGGCGTAGCCGTACATCGCCGCGGCGTCCTGCGCCCACATCTGCGCGTAGTTGGCGTCCAGAGCCGCGATCGCCGGGGTATTGATGCCCAGGATGTTGGTCGCGACCAGCGCCGCCTGCTGCACCCGGTTGGTGGTGACCGCCGCCGGGGGCACCGTGGCCGCCCGCGCCGTCTCAAATGCTGCGGCGGCGGAGGTGGCCTGGACTGCGGCCTGTTCGGCCAGTGCGGCGGTGTTGTTCATCCAGGCGATGTAGGGGGCCGCGGCGGCGGACATCGATGACGATGCCGGGCCGAGCCATTCCTCGCCGGACAGCTCGCTGATCACCGTCTCGTAGGAGTGGGCGGCCGCGCTCAGTTCGGCGGCCAGTCCGCGCCAGGCCGCGGCGGCCGTCATCATCGGCGTCGACCCCGGTCCGGTGTAGATGCGCCCGGAGTTGATCTCGGGGGGCAGGGCTCCGTAATCCCACATGTCTGCCGCCTAACCCGCCGCCGCCGCGTTCGCGGCTTCGGTGGCCGCGTACGACTCGGAGCTGCTCTTGAGCGTGGCCACGAACATCTCGTGAATGGCCGAAGCCTGCGCGGCAACCGTCTGATACAGGCTGGCGTGCGCGGCGAACTGCGCTGCGGTCAACGCCGAGACCTCGTCAGCGGCCGCAGGAGCGACGCCGGTGGTGGGGGCGGACGCCGCGGCGCTCTGGGCGTTGAGCGCGGCGCCGATCGCCTGCAGGGTGCTGGCCGCCGACGCCAGCGCCTCCGGCTGGGTGGTCACGAAAGACATGGGATTCTCCTTACGAAGCCCGGTGATGAATCGGCTCCGGGCACCACAGTTCCGCATGACTGTGCGATTGTGAAAGCTGGTTAACCGCTTCTTAACCGCGGTGTCGGAACTCTTTACATGCACCTCAGTGCGGGCGCGTCGCAGGTGTGTGCGGCGTCACGATTTCGCGTCCCGGAGGCCGAACGGGGGCATGGACGCAAAAGCCGTGCGTGGCGGTATCGGGTGTTCGCCGAAGGGCTTTCGCGTTGCAATGAAGTGGTCTAGCTCACAATGACCCGCGGTGCGTGGGCGCCGCCATTTCGGCGTCCTGCGGCTGGCTGTCAATCAGGTTGATGGACAACATTTTTAGCGCTGGGTAGCGGTAGTGCCAGCAGTTCGCCCGGGGGTGGTGAGGGCCCGGTAACACGGATTTAACATCCGGATCCGGGGGAGTAAACGGTGCGTAACACGTTATTAACGAACGCTCAGCACACTACGAGCTATGAATCGGTTTCTGCTGCTGGTGGGCATCACCGCCATGGTCGGTCTGGCTGCGCCGGCGCACGCAGAGCCGGTCGGCAGCGACGCCGCCTTCCTGACCCAGCTGTCCGGGGCCGGTTTGAGCCACCGGGGCTCGGACCAGGTGGCGATCTCGGCCGGTCACTCAGTGTGCCAGCTGATGGACGCCGGACTCACCCCGATGGACACCGTGGTCGCGGTTCAGACCACCAACCCCGGCTTCACGCTGCAGCGTGCCGCGGAGTTCGCGCGGATCGCCGCGCAGAACTACTGCCCCGAGCACGCCTGACTTCTTCTCTTCTCTTCTCTTCTCTTCTCTTCTCTTCTCGGAGTGCCGGTAGGGCGCTGGCGAGGCCGCCGCGTTAGATTCGCCGCGAGCCCCCATAGCCCAATTGGCAGAGGCAGCGGACTTAAAATCCGCACAGTGTCGGTTCGAGTCCGACTGGGGGCACGGTGTTTGTGCAGCTCAGATATGGGTTTTGACGCTGTTGCCGCGCCGAACGCAGTCCTCGATCGGATGGCGGTTCGACCACTACTTTGAGATTGCGTCTCCCCAGACGGCGCCCGTCAGTTTCCTGGTGGTGTCGGTGACCTTGCACCAGCCGTTGTTCGGGTCATCGGGGTTGGCGGCGTTGTGGATCGGGCACGGGCCGTTCAGCGTCACCGCGTCACCTTTCTTGAGCATCCCGATCACGGTGCCACCGCCGCCCGGCACGTCGTACAGATCCACGTCGCTGATCACGGTGTGGCCAGCAGGCGCAGGCGCAGGTGCCGGCGCTGGAGCGCCCCCGCCGAGCGGCGCGCCAGGCTCCGCCGTCAGGGTGATGTCCGGGGCCGGAGTGCATGTTTGGCCGGCCGGGACTGTCGAAGTACGCGAGTTAGGCGGACATTTAACCGGCTGCGGCGGCGTGTAGGTGTAGTCCGAATACGCTGTGCACCAGTCGCCTTCGAGGTCCTTCTTGCGACATGCCTGGACTCCGAAGGTGAACGTCGAGTTGGGGTCGATGTTGAGCCCCCAGCTGACGACCTGGTTGTTGATGCACTTATAGGGGTATTCGGTCTGTTGCCCGTTGATCATCGTGTGCAGGGCGTCGACGACGTAGTCGCCGTGCACACGTGGGCAGCCGCCCATGGTCACGCATTTCACGTGATTGTTGGTGTTGTCCAGAAAGCACTCGATGTCGAGCCCGTTGCTCAGCGGAACGGTGTTGGCAAGAGGAGCGACCAGTGCCGCCGCCGTCCAGCACAAAGAGCTCACGCCGGCGACGACGGCAGATCGTTTCACGACGTACGGCCACATCTCCGTGTTTCTTGGCATGAGGTTCGCTCCGTTCGACATGGCCCCGGTTACGCGCGTCATGACGCGTTGTCGCTGACAGTAGAGAAGGCACGAGTGCGGACGAATCAGGTATTTCCCTACGGTTTGGATGTCTGGACACAGGGTTTGGATGTCCTGGACACCTCGTGGGCCAGCTCGATGCGGGCTGTCTCGACGAGTCGTAGGGCCACCTTCGCGGGCGGGCCCCCGGCCCATACTCGCCCATCCGAAAAATTGCAAGAGTCTTCCGGCGGGAAGCGCCGAATTTCCTGGTGGGAGTTCTTAAATTCTTATTCAATGTTAATCGCGACGCAGATCACAAGTTGTCCAATAACGGTAAACAACCTGTTCAGGCCGTATCGACGGGGTTGCTGAAGCGTTCGGATCTTGCGGTTTCGCCCGCCCCAGCGTGGGGCAGTTGGGATTAGCCTGCGACCTCGATCACAATAATTACGACATTTTCCTGTTACTTCGAATTCACCGCTAGGATCGACCAGACGCCCCGCCTCGGCATCCCCGGTCTCGACCGGGCCGCGCTGCGGTAGCCACGGGGAGCGTGGGCAGTGACGAGACGAAACGAAACGATGCGAACAGTGGTCGATAGGAGCGATGTGGACGACGTGCCGGCTTATAGATTGGCCAACTCTGCAGCCCGCGTCGCCAACACCGTGACACTGGATCGCGGCCCGATCGGCGGCATCGCGGTCACCGCGGACGGCCGACGACTGCTGGCCACCAACTACGGCGACGACACGGTCTCGATCATCGACACCGCCAGCTGCAAGATCGTGAACACCGTGTTCCAGGCCGACGAGCCCTTCTCGATCGCCGCCGGCCCCGCCGGCACCGGCTGGGCCTACGTCACCGCGGGTTCGACCGCACTGGACGCCGTGCTGGCGATCGACGTCGACACCGCCGAGATCGCCGGGTGCTACCCGGTGGCCATGGACATCGGTGACCTGGTCGCCGACCCGGCCAGCAGCCGCGTGTACCTCACCCGTACCGGCTCGGCCGGCGTCGACGTGGTCGTGCTCGACGCGGCCATGCGTCTCGCCGGGTCCGTCACGGTCTCCGGTGACCCCGCGGCGGCGGCAGCCGGCCTGCGGATCAGCGCGGACGGCCGGCGTCTCTACGCGGCGGTCCGCCAGCCCTCCGGCGACACGGTCACGGTGCTCGACCGCGACCTGAACGTCGTCGACACCATCAAGATCGGCGCGAGCATCATCGATGTCGCGGTCAGCCCGGAAGGCGCTCGGCTGTACGTGGCGACATCCGGTCCCGACGGCCGCAGCCGGGTCCACGTCGTCGACGCCCGCACCCACGCGGTCAGCGCCGGTCGCGCCCTTGAGGCCAAGCTGATCCAGCTGATCGCCGGGCGCGACGGCCAGCGGATTTACCTGGTGACTGAGGGCGCCGTTTTGGTGCTGTGTGCGCGCACCAGCGAGACCCTCGGCACGCTGACCGGCATCACCGAGCCGTCCTGCGCCGCCGAGAGCCCGGACGGCAGTCGGCTCTACATCGCCGGACTCGACGGCAAGGTGACCATCGCGTCGCTGGCCGACCTGCCGGCGCCGTCAGCGTCGCTGCACGAGCAGCTGGAGCTCGACGACGCGGTCACCCGAATGCTGCAACTCGAACCCGCGCTGTAACCCACGCCGCATTCCAGGTGCCGGCGTGATCGAATAGGCCGATGCAGAGCACCATGCAGCACTGGCCGCTGACGGTCGGCGCCATCCTGAACCACGTGACGACTGTCCACGGTTCTCGCACTGTCACCACCGTGGCCGACGACGGGTATCGGAGCACCACCTACCGGGAGCTGGGTAAGCAGGCGGCCCGGCTGGCGAATGCCCTGCGGCGCCTGGGCATCACCGGCGACGAGCGGGTGGCCACCTTCATGTGGAACAACACCGAACACCTGGCCGCCTACCTGGCGGTGCCGGCGATGGGCGCGGTGCTGCACACGCTCAACATCCGGCTGTTCGCCGAGCAGATCGTCTTCGTCGCCAACGAGGCCGAGGACCGGGTGGTCCTGGTCGACGCGTCATTGGTGCCGCTGCTGGCGCCGGTACTGGCGCAACTGGAGACCGTGCACACCGTGATCGTCGTGGGCGACGGCGATACCGCCACGTTGGAGGCCTCCGGCAAGACCGTGCTGGGCTACGCCGACCTGCTGGCCGCCGAGGCGTGCGAGTTCGACTGGCCGGTCATCGACGAGAATTCGGCGGCCGCCATGTGCTACACCAGCGGCACCACCGGCAACCCCAAGGGCGTGGTGTACAGCCACCGGTCCAGCTACCTGCACGCCATGGCCGGATGCACCACCAACGGCACCGCGATCGGCGCGATCGACTGCGTGCTGCCGATCGTGCCGATGTTCCACGCCAACGCCTGGGGACTGCCGTATTCGGCGCTGATGGCCGGCGCGGACCTGGCGTTGCCCGACCGGCATCTGGACGCCCGGTCGTTGGTCGCCCTGATCGAGACCCAGCGGCCCACGGTGGCCGGCGCGGTGCCGACGATCTGGAACGACGTCCTGCACTATCTGGAGCGCGAACCCGGCCATGACATTTCGTCGTTGCGGATGGTGGCCTGCGGCGGCTCGGCGGTTCCGGTGTCGCTGATGCAGGCGTTCGAGCAGCGCCACGGCGTGCAGGTGCGGCAGTTGTGGGGCATGACCGAGACCTCGCCGATGGCCACCATGGCCTGGCCGCCGCCGGGCACCCCACCCGAGCAGCACTGGGCGCTACGCGGCACCCAGGGGCGGCCGGTATGCGGTGTTGAGACCCGCATCGTCGACGACGAGGACCGGGTGCTGCCCAACGACGGCGAGGCGGTCGGCGAGCTGGAAGTGCGGGGCGCATGGATCACCGGCGCCTATTTCCGCGGCCAGGACGAGTCCAAGTTCGCCTCGGGCTGGCTGCGCACCGGCGACGTGGGCCGCATCGACGAGCAGGGCTTCATCACGCTGACCGATCGGGCGAAAGACGTGATCAAGTCCGGCGGGGAGTGGATCTCCTCGGTGGAACTCGAGAATGAGCTGATCGCCCACCCCGACGTCGTCGAAGCCGCGGTGGTCGGGGTGCCCGACGAGCGTTGGCAGGAACGGCCGCTGGCCGTCGTGGTGGCCCGGCCTGGTGCCGCGGTCACAGGCTCCGAACTGCGAGCGTTCTTGTCCGACAAGGTCGCCCGCTGGTGGCTGCCGGAGCGCTGGACCTTCATCGAGGCGATCCCGCGCACCAGTGTTGGCAAATACGACAAGAAGACCATCCGGGCCCGGTATTCCGAGGATCAATACCAAGTGAGCGAGGTGCGTGACTGATGAGCCTGCGTGTCATCCAATGGGCAACCGGAGGAGTCGGCGTCGCCGCGATCAAGGGCGTGCTTGAGCATCCCGATTTGGAGCTGGTCGGTTGTTGGGTGCACTCGAAGCCCAAGAGCGGCAAGGACGTCGGGGAGATCATCGGCACTGAACCGGTGGGTGTGACGGCCACCGACAGCGTGGACGAGATCCTGGCGCTGGATGCCGACGCGGTGATCTACGCGCCGCTGCTGCCCAACCCCGACGAGGTTGCGGCGCTGCTGCGTTCCGGCAAGAACGTTCTCACCCCGGTCGGCTGGTTCTACCCGTCCGAGAAGGAGGTGGGACCGTTGGAGGCCGCGGCGCGCGAAGGTGGCGTGACCCTGCACGGTGCCGGTATCGGCCCGGGCGCGGCCTTCGAGCTGTTCCCGCTGCTGCTGTCGGTGATGTCCACCGGCGTGACATTCATTCGCGGCGAAGAGTATTCGGACCTGCGCACCTACGACGCGCCGGATGTGCTGCGCCACGTGATGGGATTCGGCGGCACCCCGGATCAGGCCCTGAGCGGCCCGATGCAGAAGCTGCTCGACGGCGGGTTCCGTCAATCGGTTCGACTGTGCGTGGACCGGCTGGGCTTCGCCGCCGACGAGCACATCCGCTCATCGCAGGAGGTGGCGGTGGCCACCGCGCCCATCGACTCTCCGATCGGTTCCATCGAACCCGGTCAGGTGGCCGGTCGCCGGTTCCACTGGGAGGCGACCGTCGGCGACGAGGTGGTGGCACGGGTCACGGTCAACTGGATGATGGGTGAAGAAAACCTTGACCCCCCATGGACTTTCGGTCCGGCAGGGGAGCGTTACGAGATGGAGGTGCGGGGCAATCCCGACACGTTCGTCACCGTCAAGGGCTGGCAGCCCGAAACCGTCGAAGCCGGGCTGATCAGCAATCCCGGTGTCGTGGCGACCGCGGCGCACTGCGTCAACGCCATCCCGGCGACCTGTGCGGCCCCGGCCGGGTTCGCCGGGTTCTTCGACCTGCCGCTGATCACCGGTCGGGCCGCTCCGCACCTGGCGCGCTGAGCGCTACCCTCGGCTCATGGCCCTGGTTGTCGAACAGTCCCGGACGGTGTCCGCCACCGTCGCGGACGCGTTCGCCGGAACGCTGCCGCTACCCCTGCCGGAGCTTTTCCGCCGCTGGTACGGGCCGATTCCGCCGATCAAAGAGATCCGGGACCAGACCGGTGACTGGGCGAGCGCCGGGCAGACCCGCACCGTCGTGCTGACCGGCGGCGGCAGCATGCGGGAGGAGTTGACCGAGGTCGATCCGCCGCGGTCGTTCGAATACCGGCTCACCGACATCACCGGCCCGCTGGCCGTACTGGTGGCCCACGTCGAGGGTCGTTGGCAGTTCGCACCCGTCGGTTCCGGCACCACGATCACCTGGAGCTGGGTCATCCACCCGCGGTCAAAGCTGGCCGCGCCGCTGCTGCCGGTGCTGGGCCGGCTGTGGAAGGGCTACGCCCGCCAGGCGTTGGCGCGACTGTCCGCCCTGTTGGCGGGCTGACCTCGCCGATGTGCCGACTTTTCGGGCTGCACGCCGGGACCGACGTCGTCACCGCCACGTTCTGGCTGCTCGACGCTCCGGACAACCTCGCCGAGCAGAGCCGGCGCAACCCGGACGGCACCGGCATCGGCGTCTTCGACACCAACGGACTGCCGCAGCTGCACAAAGAACCGATCGCGGCGTGGCAGGACGCCGAATTCTCCACTGAGGCACACGAACTGACCGGCACCACCTTCGTCGCGCATGTGCGCTACGCAACCACCGGTGTGCGGGACGTCGCCAACACCCACCCGTTCCTGCAGGACGGCCGCATCTTCGCGCACAACGGCGTGCTGCATGGCCTCGACGCCGTCGAGGAACGGCTTCGCGAACTCGGAACCGCGGACCTGGTTGCGGGACAGACCGATTCCGAGCGGGTCTTTGCGCTGATCACCGGTTGCGTCCGTGCGCATGACGGCGACGTCGGTGCCGGGCTGCGCGACGCGGTCGGCTGGCTGGCGTCCAACGTGCCGATCTACGCGCTCAATATCCTGCTGAGCACCGCCACCGACATGTGGGCGCTGCGCTACCCCGACACCCACGAGCTGTACCTGCTGGACCGCCGCGACGGAGCCGCGCCGGCCGGACTGGACCTGCAGACCCCGCGGATCCGGGCGCACTCCGAGCAGTTGCGGGGCCGTCCGGCGGTGGTGTTCGCCACCGAACCGATGGACGCCGATTCGCGCTGGCGGTTGATCGACCCCGGGGAACTGGTTCACGTCGAGGCCGATCTGACCATCACCGGCGAGTTGGCTTTCCCCGATTCTCCTGCCCGGCAACTGCGCCGGGACGATCTGACCGCCGCTGCCCAGGAGGCTCAACACCCCTGGAAAGGAATGACATGACAGTCAAACGCGCCCTGGTGCTCGGCGGTGGCGGAGTAGCCGGCATCGCCTGGGAGACCGGTGTGCTGTGCGGCATCGCCGACGAGTCGCCCGACACCGCGCGGGAACTGCTCGAATCCGCGGTGCTGGTGGGGACATCGGCCGGGTCGGCGGTGGCCGCCCAGATCGGCAGCGGGCTGGGGCTGGCGGAGTTGTTCGCCCGGCAGGTGGCCGAGACCTCGTCGGAGATCGATCCCGGTGTCGGTGCCGATGCGTTGACCGACCTGTTCATGGCGGCGATCACCGAGCCCAACACCACCACCGCGCAGAAGCTGCAAGGTATCGGCGCGGTTGCCCTGGCGGCGCAGACGGTTGCCGCACCGGTGCGGCGGGGCATCATCGCCGACCGTCTGCCCTCACACGACTGGCCGGATCGCACGCTGCGGATCACCGCGATCGACATCGACACCGGGGAGCTGACGGTCTTCGACCGCGACTCCGGGGTGGAACTCATCGACGCCGTGGCGGCCAGTTGCGCGGTACCCGGCGCGTGGCCCCCGGTGGTGATCGGCACCCGCCGCTACATGGATGGCGGCGTGCGCAGCACGATCAACCTCGATGTCGCCGCCGATTGCGACGAGGCCGTGCTGCTGGTGCCCACCGGTGGCGGCGTCGACGGGGAGATCGCGGCGTTCGACGGTCGAGTGTGCGCGGTGCTGGCCGACGATGACGCGCTACGTGCCTTCGGCGGCAATCCGCTCGACCCGGCGTGCCGGTTGCCGGCGGCGCAGGCCGGACGCGAACAGGGCCGACGGCAGGCCGGCGCCATCGCCGAGTTCTTGGCCAAAGGCTAGGGCGCTAAAGCGATTTCGCGGCGTCGAGGGCGCGGGCGGCGAGTTCCCGGCCGACGTCGACCAACTCGGCGGCGCGGTGGAAGTCCAGGCTGCGGCACGCGACGCGAGGTACTTCGATGAGCAGATCGGGCGGGTGCGACGCCAGCTGATGGCGGGCCAGCGCCGCCTGGGCAATGTCGATGGTCCGGTTCATCACCTCGAAACTGCCGAGTTTGGGCACCTCGGGCGCGAAGTCCTCGTCCTCGCCGGGCCCATGCGGCGGTCCCAGCTTCGCCTCTCCTGCGTCGAGACTCGCTGAACCGCCGGGTTCGGACTCCCCACTGCTGAACCGGTCCAGGATCGCTCGGGCCGTCGGCCGGTCCAGCAGGGATCGCGCCCCGCTGGTGTCCAGCAGCGCAGACGTACTGCGCCACATGCGATTCAATCGACCGGCCGGCGCGCCCCGCTCGGAGTCTTCAGCCGCCGGGCCGGCGGCGGTCGGGTCACCGCCGTTGAGGCTCACCGCCAGCGTCAGGTCGGCGTTGACGGCGCTCAACGGGGCCATCGGCAGCGGGTCGAGGATGCCGCCGTCGGCGAGCAGGCGTCCGTCGACCACATGCGGTGCGATCACCCCGGGGATGGCGATCGAGGCGCGGATGGCGGTATCGACCGGGCCGCGCTGCAACCACACCGACCGGCCCGCGATCAGATCGGTCGCCACCGCGGTATAGGGAATTGGCAGCTCTTCGATGTCGATATCGCCCAAGATGTCGCGGACGACATCGAGAATCTTCTCCGCCCGCAGCACGCCCGCCGCGGTGAACGACGGATCCAGCAGGCGCAGTACCGCGCCCTGGGTCAGCGACTTGGCCCACTCGGCGAAGTCGTCGAGCCGACCGGCAGCCTGCAGCCCGCCCACCAGAGCACCCATCGACGATCCGGAGATCCCGACGATGTCGTAACCGCGGTCGCGAAGCTCGGCGATCACCCCGATGTGGGCGTAGCCGCGCGCGCCGCCACTGCCCAGCACCAGGGCCACCCGGGGTGCCCGGGCCGCGCGGGGTTCCGCAGCAGAGGTCATGTCCACCATTTTGCGGGCAATGCCGCGCCGGTTCTTTCCGTCATTGCGATTACAACCGTAGTACCGTCGGGAACGAGCAGGTCACAGTGGGTATTGCCGCGCCGGGACGCCGGAATTCCCGCCCCAGCGAGTGACCGGCCGGCGCGTCGGGCGTCGCACCCGCCTAGCATGGACGCTGTGATGGAGCACGTCGGATTCCACGGTTGTTGTTGCCGCAGCTGAACGCTGCCGCCGACCCCTTTCCTGAATCCACCCCATCCGCTCTGGAGTTTTCACCATGGTTATCGCTGATCCCATCGCGCTGCGGCGCCCGGCCGCCCGGCCACGCTCGCTGCGCCTGCCCGACCTCTTGCAGACCACCGACCTGGCCGCCGACGCGGTGCTGCAAGGCCGCTACAACCACTTGCTACCCGCATCGGGGCTTCCCGAGGACCAGCGCTGGTTCGTCCGAATCCACGGCGACGAGCGGCTCGACATCTGGCTGATCAGCTGGGTGCCCGGGCACGCCACCGAACTGCACGATCACGGCGACTCGCTCGGCGCGCTGACGGTGCTGTCCGGCTCGCTGGATGAATTCCATTGGGATGGTCGTCAGTTGGCGCAACGACGGCTCGACGCCGGAGACCAGGCCGCGTTCACCCGGGGCTGGGTGCATGACGTCGTCTGGGCGCCCCCGACCACTGGGTCTGAGCCCGTCCAGCTGCCGATCCCCACGCTGAGCGTGCATGCCTACTCGCCGCCACTGGCGGAAATGTCCTACTACGACGTCGCGCAGGACCATACTTTGCGTAGGCAGCGCACCGAACTCACCCAACATCCGGAGGCGTCATGACCACAACCCACGTCACCAGCCGCATCGACCATATGCTCGAATCGGCTCGGGCCAAGCTGCACCGGCTGACCGCTGATGAGGTCCCCGAGGCACTGCGCAACGGCGCATACCTGGTCGACATCCGGCCCGCGGCCCAACGCGCGGCGGAGGGCGAGGTGCCCGGCGCGCTGGTGATCGAACGCAACGTGCTGGAGTGGCGCTGCGACCCGACCAGCGATGCCCGGCTGCCGCAGGCGGTCGACGACGACGTGCAGTGGATCATTCTGTGCTCGCAGGGCTATACCTCGAGCCTGGCCGCGGCCGCGTTGCAGGACTTGGGGCTGCACCGCGCCACCGACGTCATCGGCGGCTATCAGGCCCTGGCCGCCGTCGGGGAGCTGGTGGAGCCGGCCCCGCTTGCCGCACTAAGCGTTGGAGTGCAGCAGGGGGCGGAGTCGTTCAGTTTTCTCCGGGGTCCACGCCGCTGGATGTAGGATCGCCGCCCACGCATCGGCGGCATCGGCGACGTAGCTGTGGCCGTGGCCGTCGGGCACGTCGACCGCCACCGCCATGTCGGCGGAGACCTGCAGGAACGTCACAATCGGGG is a genomic window of Mycolicibacter heraklionensis containing:
- a CDS encoding PPE family protein, translated to MDYALLSPEINSGRLYAGPGSTPMMTVASAWRGLAAEISSALTSCETTITQLVDEEWMGPASASMTAATKPYLAWMADTAAKAEEAATQATAAAAAFEAAHAATPPPAVIAANRAQQKQLVATNVVGQNSAAIMASDAQYFEMWAQATDVMYSYAASSAAATKVTPFSEPNQTTNPDGTANQAAAVSQANGTAASNNAAQTAQAISSLPNTLQTLTSPGPADAGLPPPTLAGLLEAIGRNASINGVVSLVTYPLNGVMSFTGTSAAFTPASLIPTMTTFFSGGGFNALGGGAAGAGIGALLAPGGPLSSLGALGGGAASAFAASAPTVTAGVGQATLVGELSAPSAWAAAAPAASAVDTASALQGSSWAAAPEQIESMAAMPGGMPMGAERGGFGLGTPRYGFKPTVMARPVVAG
- a CDS encoding PPE family protein, producing MWDYGALPPEINSGRIYTGPGSTPMMTAAAAWRGLAAELSAAAHSYETVISELSGEEWLGPASSSMSAAAAPYIAWMNNTAALAEQAAVQATSAAAAFETARAATVPPAAVTTNRVQQAALVATNILGINTPAIAALDANYAQMWAQDAAAMYGYASGSAAATQVTPFNEPAQNTNPAGLANQGAAVTQAGGSSTANSTAQTAQMISSLPNALQSMASPAASTDWIEQVIEFLYNDTVNGYAFMVGTPLYNLFNTAGTGAAFIPSALLPSLIGFMTGGGFSGTTGSALGSGLGAALSPGGALGALGALGGGLSSGVSSAFGVSAVTPAVTATMGKASLVGTSFSAPAGWTAATPGAAALTSGPGGWAVPSETHNNMASVPPPVPAGVGQRGMNYGTPRYGFRPKFMPKPMVV
- a CDS encoding PE family protein, with the protein product MSFVTTQPEALASAASTLQAIGAALNAQSAAASAPTTGVAPAAADEVSALTAAQFAAHASLYQTVAAQASAIHEMFVATLKSSSESYAATEAANAAAAG
- a CDS encoding DUF732 domain-containing protein, with protein sequence MNRFLLLVGITAMVGLAAPAHAEPVGSDAAFLTQLSGAGLSHRGSDQVAISAGHSVCQLMDAGLTPMDTVVAVQTTNPGFTLQRAAEFARIAAQNYCPEHA
- a CDS encoding YncE family protein, whose translation is MANSAARVANTVTLDRGPIGGIAVTADGRRLLATNYGDDTVSIIDTASCKIVNTVFQADEPFSIAAGPAGTGWAYVTAGSTALDAVLAIDVDTAEIAGCYPVAMDIGDLVADPASSRVYLTRTGSAGVDVVVLDAAMRLAGSVTVSGDPAAAAAGLRISADGRRLYAAVRQPSGDTVTVLDRDLNVVDTIKIGASIIDVAVSPEGARLYVATSGPDGRSRVHVVDARTHAVSAGRALEAKLIQLIAGRDGQRIYLVTEGAVLVLCARTSETLGTLTGITEPSCAAESPDGSRLYIAGLDGKVTIASLADLPAPSASLHEQLELDDAVTRMLQLEPAL
- a CDS encoding long-chain fatty acid--CoA ligase, with protein sequence MQSTMQHWPLTVGAILNHVTTVHGSRTVTTVADDGYRSTTYRELGKQAARLANALRRLGITGDERVATFMWNNTEHLAAYLAVPAMGAVLHTLNIRLFAEQIVFVANEAEDRVVLVDASLVPLLAPVLAQLETVHTVIVVGDGDTATLEASGKTVLGYADLLAAEACEFDWPVIDENSAAAMCYTSGTTGNPKGVVYSHRSSYLHAMAGCTTNGTAIGAIDCVLPIVPMFHANAWGLPYSALMAGADLALPDRHLDARSLVALIETQRPTVAGAVPTIWNDVLHYLEREPGHDISSLRMVACGGSAVPVSLMQAFEQRHGVQVRQLWGMTETSPMATMAWPPPGTPPEQHWALRGTQGRPVCGVETRIVDDEDRVLPNDGEAVGELEVRGAWITGAYFRGQDESKFASGWLRTGDVGRIDEQGFITLTDRAKDVIKSGGEWISSVELENELIAHPDVVEAAVVGVPDERWQERPLAVVVARPGAAVTGSELRAFLSDKVARWWLPERWTFIEAIPRTSVGKYDKKTIRARYSEDQYQVSEVRD
- a CDS encoding NAD(P)H-dependent amine dehydrogenase family protein, encoding MSLRVIQWATGGVGVAAIKGVLEHPDLELVGCWVHSKPKSGKDVGEIIGTEPVGVTATDSVDEILALDADAVIYAPLLPNPDEVAALLRSGKNVLTPVGWFYPSEKEVGPLEAAAREGGVTLHGAGIGPGAAFELFPLLLSVMSTGVTFIRGEEYSDLRTYDAPDVLRHVMGFGGTPDQALSGPMQKLLDGGFRQSVRLCVDRLGFAADEHIRSSQEVAVATAPIDSPIGSIEPGQVAGRRFHWEATVGDEVVARVTVNWMMGEENLDPPWTFGPAGERYEMEVRGNPDTFVTVKGWQPETVEAGLISNPGVVATAAHCVNAIPATCAAPAGFAGFFDLPLITGRAAPHLAR